The following are from one region of the Gammaproteobacteria bacterium genome:
- the fliD gene encoding flagellar filament capping protein FliD, translating into MLSSPGIGSGLDVNGIVSQLMKVESQPLTDLDTKEATQQTRLTAFGTLKGALSSFQSSLSALSDPAKFNAVSANFADNTLANASATSSAIAGSHSVEIQTLAQSQKLKSASFATTSTAIGSGTLTIQFGTYNGGTFTLNPDKAAQSITISPGNSSLSGIRDAINQANAGVSASIVNDGTGNRLVIASQDTGLSNALKITASDDDGNNTDNAGLSQLVYDASTGGTTNLSQTVAASNATLVIDGISVSKTSNNITDALEGVTLNLLKANPGTTTTLNVSRDATGAQSAVSSFVKAFNDLNTTIVNLSKYDAATKKASILTGDSTVRSIQTQIRSAISDPLTTAGGGLSLLSEVGISFQSDGTLQFDSSKLSSALYDPTKDVSTLFASVGKTSDSLVSFTSATSDTVNGKYSLNISRIATQGTAIGNTAAALTINTGVNDSLSLTVDGTNANITLAAGTYTATSLAAEIQSKINGASAFSSAGIKVAVSESAGKLAIASNRYGSASIVSITGGSGKSDLFGTPVETAGVDVAGTINGIAATGSGQTLTGTADSSGLVLNVTGGSTGARGEIDFAHGFAAKLNKLVGDMLDGHLIDSRIDGINSSIKDIGSQRDALNQRLADTEKRIRAQFTALDTTMASMTQTSTFLTQQLSKL; encoded by the coding sequence ATGCTTTCATCCCCAGGAATAGGATCAGGTTTAGATGTCAATGGCATTGTCAGTCAACTCATGAAGGTGGAAAGCCAACCGCTGACAGACCTGGATACTAAAGAAGCAACACAGCAGACCCGGCTAACCGCTTTTGGTACCCTAAAAGGGGCGTTATCCTCATTTCAAAGTAGCCTTTCTGCATTATCCGATCCAGCAAAATTTAACGCTGTATCGGCAAATTTTGCTGATAACACGCTAGCTAACGCAAGCGCAACCTCAAGTGCAATAGCTGGCAGTCACTCTGTAGAGATTCAAACACTCGCACAATCACAGAAGCTAAAATCTGCAAGCTTTGCAACCACAAGCACAGCAATTGGTAGCGGTACTTTAACCATACAATTTGGTACATATAATGGCGGCACGTTCACACTCAATCCGGATAAAGCGGCACAGTCTATTACTATATCTCCAGGCAATTCATCGCTATCCGGTATCCGTGACGCAATCAATCAAGCCAATGCAGGCGTATCTGCCAGCATAGTCAACGATGGCACAGGCAATCGCTTGGTAATTGCTTCTCAAGATACCGGCTTGAGTAACGCACTAAAAATAACTGCATCCGATGACGATGGAAACAATACCGATAATGCAGGGCTTTCTCAACTTGTTTATGACGCATCGACCGGCGGAACGACCAACCTGTCACAAACTGTAGCCGCTAGCAATGCCACACTAGTTATCGACGGCATTTCAGTTAGCAAAACATCAAACAACATCACAGATGCCCTTGAGGGCGTTACGTTAAATTTATTAAAAGCAAACCCAGGTACTACAACCACCCTAAACGTATCGCGCGACGCCACAGGTGCTCAAAGCGCCGTATCATCATTTGTAAAGGCCTTCAATGATTTAAATACCACTATCGTTAATCTCTCAAAATATGATGCAGCAACTAAAAAAGCATCTATCCTGACCGGAGATTCAACGGTTCGATCAATTCAGACACAGATACGCAGTGCGATCTCCGATCCATTGACTACAGCAGGTGGAGGCTTAAGTTTATTATCGGAAGTGGGTATCTCCTTCCAATCAGATGGAACATTGCAATTTGATTCATCTAAGTTATCTAGTGCGCTGTACGATCCCACTAAAGATGTCTCAACATTATTCGCCTCTGTTGGAAAAACCAGCGACAGTCTCGTATCATTTACCAGTGCTACATCCGATACAGTCAATGGAAAGTATTCACTGAATATCAGCCGCATTGCAACTCAAGGTACTGCCATAGGCAATACGGCTGCTGCATTGACTATCAACACTGGAGTCAATGATTCGTTAAGTCTTACTGTCGATGGTACAAATGCCAATATAACACTGGCGGCAGGCACCTATACAGCAACATCTCTAGCCGCTGAAATTCAATCGAAGATTAATGGCGCTTCAGCATTTTCTTCCGCTGGAATTAAAGTTGCAGTTAGCGAGTCTGCAGGAAAATTGGCTATCGCTTCGAACCGCTATGGTTCCGCTTCAATCGTATCGATCACCGGGGGAAGTGGTAAATCGGATTTATTCGGCACTCCCGTTGAAACCGCAGGAGTAGACGTAGCGGGCACAATCAATGGCATTGCTGCAACAGGTTCCGGTCAAACATTAACCGGTACTGCAGACAGCAGCGGACTCGTTCTCAATGTAACCGGAGGCAGCACGGGCGCTAGAGGCGAAATAGATTTTGCGCATGGCTTTGCAGCAAAATTAAATAAATTGGTAGGTGACATGTTGGATGGTCACCTGATTGATAGTCGCATAGATGGCATAAATTCATC
- a CDS encoding flagellar protein FlaG, whose amino-acid sequence MTINQLNAIGALPASSPSSPSARKVSAPNSDTALPPVSTVESKVNSNPQSEEQINQAVQKIQGTVDNLAHNLRFSIDEDTGKTIIKVMDVHTEEVIRQIPSEEAVEIARTLDKVQGLLFNGKA is encoded by the coding sequence ATGACCATCAACCAATTAAATGCGATCGGAGCGCTCCCAGCATCTTCGCCATCATCACCAAGTGCAAGAAAAGTATCAGCACCTAATTCGGACACTGCGCTTCCGCCTGTTTCAACCGTAGAATCTAAAGTAAATAGCAACCCACAGTCCGAAGAACAAATTAACCAAGCTGTTCAGAAAATTCAAGGTACTGTAGACAATTTGGCTCACAATTTGCGATTCTCAATTGACGAAGATACTGGCAAAACAATTATCAAAGTAATGGACGTACACACTGAAGAAGTCATTCGGCAGATCCCGTCCGAAGAAGCTGTTGAAATAGCTCGCACATTGGACAAGGTCCAAGGATTGTTATTCAACGGCAAGGCATAA